One Thermofilaceae archaeon DNA window includes the following coding sequences:
- a CDS encoding RAMP superfamily CRISPR-associated protein → MIRIGMRFRSVTLLTVGWGIPEVMGADVVHARKLVGDRYELYIPGSSVKGALRSSASRVAAHYGFTSCGEVEPSRIAEAHRAMGRACSVCELFGWPGGEGALLHVSDFKLVGEAATEVIWRVSLNDRTLTAERGKLYSMEHLPPGVEFKGELRLIGEGRDLLPLLLLAVAELRTGRFGRRSMVDARLEDEGLLDALVGEEWRQLLSELRSWLWVGVVGP, encoded by the coding sequence ATGATCAGGATCGGCATGAGGTTCAGGTCTGTAACGCTGCTGACCGTCGGCTGGGGCATCCCCGAGGTGATGGGGGCCGACGTGGTGCACGCCAGGAAGCTGGTCGGAGACCGCTACGAGCTGTACATTCCGGGGAGCAGCGTGAAGGGGGCGCTGCGCAGCTCAGCCAGCAGGGTCGCCGCCCACTACGGCTTCACCAGCTGCGGTGAGGTGGAGCCCTCGAGGATCGCTGAAGCGCACAGGGCGATGGGGCGCGCCTGCTCGGTTTGCGAGCTCTTCGGCTGGCCGGGCGGAGAAGGTGCGCTCCTGCATGTCAGCGACTTCAAGCTGGTGGGTGAAGCGGCCACGGAGGTGATCTGGAGGGTCTCGCTGAACGATAGGACGCTAACGGCTGAGCGGGGTAAGCTGTACTCGATGGAGCACCTACCGCCCGGTGTGGAGTTCAAGGGGGAGTTGAGGCTGATCGGCGAGGGGAGGGATCTGCTGCCCCTCCTCCTCCTTGCCGTAGCCGAGCTGCGGACCGGGAGGTTCGGGAGGCGGTCGATGGTGGACGCGAGGCTGGAGGACGAGGGCCTCCTCGACGCCCTGGTGGGCGAGGAGTGGAGGCAGCTGCTCTCGGAGCTCAGATCCTGGCTCTGGGTGGGGGTGGTGGGCCCGTGA
- a CDS encoding HD domain-containing protein, with product MSILKLEFREPYPVYRGLRVPVWERDQPVSVRRVTDGDRREFEELLSLLRTLLERLVGAWRRAGVSERELLWKTADAIVLLLRSPLIMEASPVAPTPLKANALYLLLPEGLMERRAVKEAVENPYIFAEYVANLRSADFRQIEELFEERTSELVLGLWLKFPADTRPGFNTSSLVAHSLLTSALAWALEHLRGADELQQARVRLAALLHDLGKAVDPERHYEASEDLARKLLGGLLPNDEVEAIARLVREHHIAASSLNQADRLAAAADRLAELVDKLLGEKLARMEKLLGVSRDDWEFWRRAYRSIELLRREGVALEDPVRELTQEFLEKVAALGREELVGREGAAPAGLSLVLIDIGSVQEFIYRSQEIRVVSAASYLIDLIVHAHLPMYLRTKGVRLPPEAVIYSGGGTLLMLLPESLAERVEQLVGGYERLVGGVRIYCVRQPFTSSYALAADLLAQAMSLKKHSVELGGLSAQPVERLCRLCYSAPAVQKAETPEGPVDTCETCARLYKLGSEFHFRAKWESQIQVAGRRFSPSEAFDRGWGDASKRIMEIIAGHDFEELEKGVQKRNYAVVKFDGNMMGSFMLEAISFTDAVERSFRIDVAIKRAYLRALEALYQGVREVAGSDEAEKAVSQVYLGTIYMGGDDGLILAPSWAAPILAHYIAEEFCRQLGLARGLSVAVAAGPVAMSVWSLIDCAGELLRAAKDCVKKMGGASGQVGALVFDIYESGSPSGSSAVERLCYISDRFCEAAMGLSAAEIARRRLERRADSAQPYLIDVRPGKQPEAWETLFSTVFELAGWSNPRSFELHKLALGRAYLASRPEGEVLGREERARLRALRNAVMRAWGQVLDSQYWREKLYIYALRQQSREVGEELAEAYGALAKLIGRTLLDRPGGGVAPLADVINMIKLAGGGAR from the coding sequence TTGAGCATCTTGAAGCTTGAGTTTAGGGAGCCCTACCCGGTGTACAGGGGGCTGCGCGTCCCAGTGTGGGAGAGGGACCAGCCGGTCAGCGTGAGGCGTGTCACCGACGGCGACCGTAGGGAGTTCGAGGAGCTCCTATCCCTGCTGAGAACCCTGCTGGAGCGCCTCGTCGGCGCCTGGCGCCGGGCGGGGGTGAGCGAGCGGGAGCTGCTCTGGAAGACGGCGGACGCGATTGTGCTCCTGCTGAGGTCGCCTCTCATCATGGAGGCCTCCCCCGTGGCCCCGACGCCGCTGAAGGCTAACGCACTCTACCTGCTCCTGCCCGAGGGCCTCATGGAGAGGAGGGCCGTTAAAGAGGCGGTGGAGAACCCCTACATCTTCGCCGAGTACGTGGCGAACCTGCGGAGCGCGGACTTCAGGCAGATCGAGGAGCTCTTCGAGGAGAGAACCTCGGAGCTGGTTCTCGGGCTTTGGCTGAAGTTCCCCGCCGACACGAGGCCGGGCTTCAACACCTCGAGCCTCGTGGCGCACTCCCTCCTCACATCGGCCTTGGCTTGGGCCCTCGAGCACCTCCGCGGGGCTGACGAGCTCCAGCAGGCGAGGGTGAGGCTGGCCGCCCTTCTGCACGACCTCGGTAAGGCTGTGGACCCAGAGAGGCACTACGAAGCGTCAGAGGATCTCGCGCGCAAACTCCTGGGCGGCCTGCTCCCCAACGACGAGGTGGAGGCGATCGCTAGGCTCGTCAGGGAGCACCACATCGCCGCGAGCAGCTTGAACCAGGCCGACCGGCTGGCAGCGGCCGCCGACCGCTTGGCGGAGCTTGTGGATAAGCTGCTCGGGGAGAAGCTGGCCAGGATGGAGAAGCTACTCGGGGTCTCAAGGGACGACTGGGAGTTCTGGCGGAGGGCTTACAGGAGTATCGAGCTGCTGAGGAGGGAGGGCGTCGCTCTCGAGGACCCCGTTAGGGAGCTCACGCAGGAGTTCCTCGAGAAGGTTGCCGCGCTGGGCAGGGAGGAGCTGGTGGGGCGCGAAGGTGCTGCGCCCGCGGGGCTCTCGCTCGTCCTGATCGATATCGGCTCCGTGCAGGAGTTCATCTACAGGAGCCAGGAGATCAGGGTTGTCTCGGCGGCGAGCTACCTGATCGACCTCATCGTCCACGCCCACCTCCCGATGTACCTCAGAACCAAAGGCGTGCGCCTCCCGCCAGAGGCCGTGATCTACTCGGGCGGCGGCACCCTGCTGATGCTGCTCCCCGAGAGCTTGGCCGAGCGCGTCGAGCAGCTCGTCGGAGGGTATGAGAGGCTCGTGGGAGGCGTCAGGATCTACTGCGTGAGGCAACCCTTCACGAGCAGCTACGCCTTAGCTGCCGACCTACTGGCCCAAGCTATGTCGCTGAAGAAGCACAGCGTCGAGCTGGGCGGTTTGAGCGCGCAACCGGTTGAGAGGCTCTGCCGACTCTGCTACAGCGCGCCGGCGGTGCAGAAGGCGGAGACGCCGGAGGGGCCGGTCGACACCTGCGAAACCTGCGCGAGGCTCTACAAGCTGGGCTCCGAGTTCCACTTCAGGGCTAAGTGGGAGTCGCAAATCCAGGTGGCCGGGCGACGCTTCAGCCCGAGCGAGGCGTTCGATAGGGGGTGGGGTGACGCTTCGAAGAGGATCATGGAGATCATCGCCGGCCACGATTTCGAGGAGCTGGAGAAGGGGGTGCAGAAGAGGAACTACGCCGTGGTGAAGTTCGATGGGAACATGATGGGGTCCTTCATGCTCGAGGCCATCTCGTTCACCGACGCCGTCGAGAGGAGCTTCCGCATAGACGTAGCGATCAAGAGGGCCTACCTCAGGGCGCTCGAGGCGCTCTACCAGGGGGTGAGGGAGGTGGCCGGCAGCGACGAGGCTGAGAAGGCCGTCTCGCAGGTCTACCTGGGGACCATCTACATGGGCGGCGACGACGGCCTGATCCTCGCCCCCTCGTGGGCTGCGCCGATCCTGGCCCACTACATCGCCGAGGAGTTCTGCAGGCAGCTCGGCCTCGCCCGAGGCCTCTCGGTGGCGGTCGCCGCGGGGCCGGTCGCGATGAGCGTCTGGTCGCTCATCGATTGCGCGGGCGAGCTCCTCCGTGCCGCGAAGGACTGTGTAAAGAAGATGGGCGGTGCCAGCGGCCAGGTCGGCGCCCTCGTGTTCGACATCTACGAGTCTGGCTCACCCTCCGGCAGCAGCGCCGTTGAGCGGCTGTGCTACATCTCCGACAGGTTCTGTGAAGCAGCCATGGGGTTAAGCGCCGCCGAGATCGCCAGGAGGAGGCTCGAGAGGCGCGCGGACAGCGCGCAGCCGTACCTCATCGACGTCAGACCCGGGAAGCAGCCGGAGGCGTGGGAGACGCTCTTCAGCACGGTCTTCGAGCTGGCTGGTTGGAGCAACCCCCGCAGCTTCGAGCTCCACAAGCTGGCACTAGGGAGGGCCTACCTCGCCTCGAGGCCGGAGGGCGAAGTGCTGGGTCGAGAAGAGCGGGCGAGGCTGAGGGCGCTGCGGAACGCTGTTATGCGGGCTTGGGGCCAGGTGCTCGACTCCCAGTACTGGAGGGAGAAGCTGTACATCTACGCTCTCAGGCAGCAGTCCAGGGAGGTGGGCGAGGAGCTCGCTGAGGCTTACGGGGCGCTAGCCAAGCTGATAGGCAGGACGCTGCTCGACCGGCCGGGGGGCGGTGTGGCTCCGCTCGCCGACGTGATCAACATGATCAAGCTCGCCGGGGGTGGTGCGCGATGA
- a CDS encoding RAMP superfamily CRISPR-associated protein has product MQPSLSVVRRKPKDRSRLEGLAGRLQLALRTCSRGVGDEVDSYLYVGSGFLRLAIEERLLAKARQARVRRELEAVVAELSKAISLDHQPFSATARGLVVPASSVKGNVRSRLELSFARGREGFRSCFIRASGAGRPPARGQQGWRHYRIWEESLREERGSPCDCTGGWEECEVCLLCDLFGTAGLQGLVSFSDFVGERVETERLNLPTGEKLEAVKPGSVFKGSVTFRSLEPVELGLLLYGMGLRDSRVGKPVLLGKLKYRRDLPHVFGVVRYELQKLELAPFSQPLKVDGLEIPPGGGAEGEVLGRLVAGLVKLVRTTYGGELLDVDEVGALEHLEA; this is encoded by the coding sequence GTGCAGCCCTCGCTTAGCGTTGTGAGGCGCAAGCCGAAGGATAGGAGCCGCCTGGAGGGGTTGGCGGGCAGGCTGCAACTGGCGTTGAGGACCTGCTCGAGGGGGGTGGGGGACGAGGTCGACAGCTACCTCTACGTCGGCTCGGGCTTCCTGAGGCTCGCGATTGAGGAGCGGCTGCTCGCCAAGGCCCGCCAAGCTCGGGTGAGGAGGGAGCTGGAGGCTGTGGTCGCGGAGCTAAGTAAGGCAATCTCGCTGGACCACCAGCCGTTCTCGGCCACCGCCCGAGGCCTCGTTGTACCGGCCAGCAGCGTGAAGGGGAACGTGAGGAGCAGGCTGGAGCTCAGCTTCGCGCGGGGAAGGGAGGGGTTCAGGTCCTGCTTCATCAGGGCTAGCGGAGCGGGCAGGCCCCCCGCTAGGGGCCAGCAGGGCTGGAGGCACTACAGGATCTGGGAGGAGTCCTTGAGGGAGGAACGGGGGTCCCCGTGCGACTGCACCGGGGGTTGGGAGGAGTGCGAGGTCTGCCTGCTCTGCGACCTCTTCGGGACCGCAGGGCTGCAGGGGCTCGTCAGCTTCAGCGACTTCGTTGGCGAGAGGGTTGAGACGGAGAGGCTGAACCTGCCCACGGGTGAAAAGCTGGAGGCGGTTAAGCCGGGGAGCGTGTTCAAGGGCTCGGTAACGTTCAGAAGCCTTGAGCCGGTGGAGCTCGGGCTCCTCCTCTACGGGATGGGGCTGAGGGACTCAAGGGTTGGCAAGCCCGTCCTGCTCGGCAAGCTGAAGTACAGGCGTGATCTACCCCACGTCTTTGGGGTTGTGAGGTACGAGCTGCAGAAGCTGGAGCTGGCCCCCTTCTCCCAACCCTTGAAGGTGGATGGGCTCGAGATACCCCCTGGGGGCGGCGCTGAGGGCGAGGTGCTGGGCAGATTGGTCGCCGGGCTGGTGAAGCTGGTTAGAACCACGTACGGGGGCGAGCTCCTGGACGTGGACGAGGTGGGGGCGCTTGAGCATCTTGAAGCTTGA
- the csx7 gene encoding CRISPR-associated RAMP protein Csx7: MSQPVPWSSHRLLLRLAVIEGWLVNETPLRVGTGREPPLGSAVDLAVIRIHLGGRSVPYIPGSSLKGVFRSTAIQLARAKGLTVCSGLSGDTCMDWESPKYGTSLLKFIQERQREGDEPGAFRVFHEDACLLCKMFGAPSFTGHVEFSDAYPLDEKGQLLEVPLGVRTGIAIDRRTGAVYRGALYQVEFVEPGARFKLTVRATNLPNYALGLLAKILKMLHEGWVRVGGFKTRGFGEVRVENLSFSVTGGTVSGTKLLAVDERDVEVDLAGLAQRYDGWLKASGDNAWRALSKLEEVWDRAALA, encoded by the coding sequence ATGAGCCAGCCGGTGCCCTGGAGCTCGCACAGGCTGCTGCTCCGCCTCGCCGTGATCGAGGGCTGGCTGGTCAACGAGACCCCCCTCCGCGTCGGAACAGGCAGGGAGCCGCCGCTTGGCAGCGCAGTCGACCTGGCCGTCATAAGGATCCACCTGGGCGGTAGGAGCGTCCCCTACATCCCGGGGAGCAGCCTGAAGGGGGTCTTCAGGAGCACCGCCATCCAGCTGGCGAGGGCCAAGGGGTTGACCGTCTGCAGCGGGTTGAGCGGGGATACGTGCATGGACTGGGAGAGCCCGAAGTACGGAACCAGCCTGCTGAAATTTATCCAGGAGAGGCAGAGGGAGGGGGATGAGCCCGGGGCCTTCAGGGTTTTCCACGAGGACGCGTGCCTCCTCTGCAAGATGTTCGGCGCCCCCTCCTTCACCGGGCACGTGGAGTTCAGCGACGCTTACCCGCTCGACGAGAAGGGGCAGCTGCTCGAGGTCCCCCTCGGGGTTAGGACGGGGATCGCGATCGACAGGAGGACGGGCGCCGTGTACCGTGGTGCTCTCTACCAGGTCGAGTTCGTCGAGCCCGGCGCCAGGTTCAAGCTCACGGTGAGGGCTACGAACCTCCCGAACTACGCGCTCGGCCTCCTGGCCAAGATCCTCAAGATGCTTCACGAGGGTTGGGTGAGGGTCGGCGGGTTCAAGACGAGAGGCTTCGGTGAGGTTCGGGTCGAGAACCTCTCCTTCTCGGTCACCGGCGGCACGGTCAGCGGCACGAAGCTCCTGGCCGTGGACGAGAGGGACGTTGAGGTCGACTTGGCGGGCCTAGCCCAGCGGTACGATGGGTGGTTGAAGGCGTCGGGTGACAACGCTTGGCGCGCGCTATCGAAGCTGGAGGAGGTGTGGGACCGTGCAGCCCTCGCTTAG
- a CDS encoding RAMP superfamily CRISPR-associated protein — MKPLPDYRDFDKLKLLTVVEGLLVNETPLRVGVGREPPLGSAVDIAPLRISIRGRSVPYIPGSSLKGSLRSLAESIARAQGYSIHDPWDWVAIEKEKDSLDFCVICGIFGNTYLAGHVKVYDAYPVGEPPLFVKTGVGISRDFRGVKPGILYTEEQVAPGVEWAFRMDVINIKLFPEPEEERGRLLRQLLDFLQQGMVQVGARKTIGYGLLKLVKGEYRVYEIRDGRLEVTLRGAIGGGGR, encoded by the coding sequence GTGAAGCCCTTGCCCGACTACAGGGACTTTGACAAGCTTAAGCTGCTCACAGTGGTTGAGGGCCTTCTGGTCAACGAGACTCCTCTGCGCGTGGGAGTCGGCAGGGAGCCACCGCTCGGCAGCGCGGTTGACATTGCGCCTCTCAGAATAAGCATCAGAGGTAGGAGCGTGCCCTACATCCCGGGAAGCAGCCTCAAGGGCTCGCTGAGGAGCCTCGCCGAGTCCATCGCCAGGGCTCAAGGCTACAGCATCCACGACCCCTGGGACTGGGTAGCGATAGAAAAGGAAAAGGATAGCTTGGATTTCTGCGTTATCTGCGGGATTTTCGGTAACACCTACCTGGCGGGGCACGTGAAGGTCTACGACGCCTATCCCGTGGGTGAGCCCCCGCTATTCGTTAAGACGGGTGTGGGGATCAGCAGGGACTTTAGGGGGGTGAAGCCTGGGATCCTGTACACGGAGGAGCAGGTAGCCCCCGGCGTTGAGTGGGCGTTCAGGATGGACGTCATCAACATCAAGCTCTTCCCCGAGCCCGAGGAGGAGAGGGGTCGGCTGCTCAGGCAGCTCCTCGATTTCTTGCAGCAGGGGATGGTGCAAGTTGGGGCCAGGAAGACGATCGGCTACGGGCTCCTGAAGCTCGTAAAGGGGGAGTACAGGGTCTACGAGATCAGGGACGGTAGGCTCGAAGTGACCCTTAGGGGGGCTATCGGGGGTGGTGGCCGATGA